From the Oncorhynchus nerka isolate Pitt River linkage group LG20, Oner_Uvic_2.0, whole genome shotgun sequence genome, one window contains:
- the LOC115103030 gene encoding collagen alpha-1(XVIII) chain-like isoform X5, whose protein sequence is MAVLRLCSLLLLLMAPVHGQWWSVLWGNAQEMTTQPPTTEVLTTTKVFWTMERTEVGQVGTQTEVYTTAPVQGTPLQSAHEPAGAGTTEIKPKAKKIPLKMWKSRELGSTGHLDLTELIGVPLPPSVSYTTGYEGFRPAYNFGPGANIGRLTKTFMPDPFFRDFAIIVTIRPSSNQGGVLFAITDAQQRVVQLGLALTAVEDQTQRIQLYYTEGGQESSHSQQVVSFKVPDMTKKWTIFTLSVQDQEVCLYMNCDDFQAETFHRSSRQLSFEPSSGIFVGNAGGTGLERFVGYIQQLVIKSDPRAAEEQCEEDDPYASGDGSGDETMNDMKRRKETARPEDMLSGPVRAPPTESPEVELDEYSGHLTPTEEAHQEMHLRGGEGPHQTEEPEMSGDGGPLSHRLKGERGEPGPIGPAGPRGPPGPPTLSEGRRSGHHQPGPRGPLGPSGPTGAPGVPGKDGQLGSKGEDGDPGQRGPQGFPGLAGEVGVKGDKGDPGAGLPGPPGPPGPLGPLRSHSVPYGEDALGSGFGDLDNTELIRGPPGPPGQPGPPGPTSPFNASEGLFTGQPGPPGRYGLVGKPGPPGQPGLDGDVGPTGPKGLKGEQGRVGPKGEPGDQGLAGATGLRGPEGKRGNTGPRGLPGPPGPPGAGLFVEDMEGSGKNDMLLGVGLKGPQGPPGLPGSAGPKGEDGKDGAPGLSVKGEPGAPGPEGLQGLAGLPGARGLKGDKGDPGPKGECGPDGHSVPGSPGPPGSPGPIINLQDLLLNDTEGMFHQIRGPPGPMGPEGEPGRAGFPGPRGPKGDIGLPGLHGPPGMKGAKGDSGVTIAADGTVLTGVRGPQGPKGIKGERGFPGVAGIMGPIGPTGQKGEYGFPGRPGRPGMAGKKGDKGDAIGQPGLPGPPGPPGPPGPVIGLNGTVFPVRPRPFCKTPVNGSRGSSQGSRRGNRGAKGEKGEVGLPGTPGEPDGVLPEGFVGEKGDVGYEGMKGEKGDAGLPGPPGLPGRSGLVGPKGESIVGAPGHPGAPGEPGVPGIGRPGTRGPPGPTGPPGPPPVYASAVSIPGPPGPPGPPGITGYENLVTTYRNTITLMRESHRAAEGSMAYVSDKGELYVRARDGWRKVQLGELIPVPAETPSSALSQALSRPDRSRPHRQRPWSN, encoded by the exons ATGGCTGTCCTGCGTCTGTgcagtctgctgctgctgctcatgGCTCCTGTTCATGGCCAATGGTGGAGTGTGCTCTGGGGGAATGCACAGGAGATGACCACACAGCCCCCCACCACCGAGGTCCTCACCACCACCAAGGTATTTTGGACAATGGAAAGGACAGAGGTGGGCCAGGTGGGGACCCAGACAGAGGTGTACACTACTGCACCTGTTCAGGGTACACCTCTACAGAGCGCACATGAGCCCGCAGGTGCTGGAACAACAGAGATCAAGCCCAAGGCTAAGAAAATACCTCTGAAAATGTGGAAGAGTCGTG AGCTTGGCTCTACAGGCCACCTAGACCTGACTGAGTTGATCGGAGTgccgctccctccctctgtctcgtaTACCACCGGCTATGAGGGCTTCCGGCCGGCCTACAACTTCGGTCCCGGCGCCAACATCGGACGCCTCACCAAGACCTTCATGCCCGACCCTTTCTTCAGGGACTTTGCCATCATCGTCACCATCAGGCCCAGCAGCAACCAGGGAGGGGTGCTGTTCGCCATCACTGATGCCCAGCAGAGGGTGGTGCAGCTGGGGCTGGCGCTGACAGCCGTGGAGGATCAGACTCAGAGGATTCAGCTGTACTACACCGAGGGGGGCCAGGAGTCCTCACACAGCCAGCAGGTGGTGTCTTTCAAGGTGCCTGATATGACCAAAAAGTGGACAATATTCACTCTGTCAGTGCAGGACCAGGAAGTGTGCCTCTATATGAACTGTGATGACTTCCAAGCAGAGACCTTCCACAGGAGCAGCCGCCAGCTCAGCTTTGAGCCCAGCTCAGGCATCTTTGTGGGCAACGCTGGAGGGACTGGCCTGGAGAGGTTTGTG GGCTATATCCAGCAGCTGGTGATCAAATCAGACCCCAGGGCTGCAGAGGAGCAGTGTGAGGAAGATGATCCCTAT GCTTCTGGAGATGGGAGTGGGGACGAAACGATGAATGACATGAAACGAAGAAAGGAAACAGCAAGG CCAGAGGACATGCTGAGCGGGCCTGTGCGAGCCCCGCCCACAGAGTCTCCGGAGGTGGAGCTAGATGAGTATTCAGGACACCTGACCCCCACAGAGGAGGCCCATCAGGAGATGCATCTCAGAGGTGGGGAAG GACCCCACCAGACAGAGGAGCCAGAGATGTCAGGGGAT GGTGGACCTCTTAGCCACAGACTGAAAGGAGAGCGAGGAGAGCCTGGGCCTATAGGTCCTGCTGGTCCCCGTGGCCCCCCTggcccccccactctctctgagGGTAGAAGGTCTGGGCACCACCAGCCAGGACCCAGGGGCCCTCTGGGGCCTTCAGGGCCAACAGGGGCCCCTGGGGTGCCAGGGAAGGACGGCCAGCTG GGAAGCAAGGGTGAAGATGGAGATCCA ggacagagaggaccTCAAGGTTTCCCAGGTTTGGCAGGGGAGGTTGGAGTCAAAGGAGACAAG GGGGACCCAGGAGCAGGACTACCAGGGCCTCCAGGCCCCCCTGGACCTCTCGGACCCCTCAGATCACACAGTGTGCCA TATGGAGAGGATGCACTCGGCTCTGGTTTTGGAGACCTTGACAATACAGAATTGATCAGA GGTCCTCCTGGCCCTCCAGGTCAACCTGGCCCCCCAGGACCCACCAGTCCCTTCAATGCCTCGGAAGGCCTGTTCACTGGACAACCAGGTCCTCCTGGCAGATATGGCCTTGTTGGGAAACCTGGACCTCCG GGTCAACCTGGTCTGGATGGGGATGTTGGGCCGACGGGGCCTAAAGGTCTGAAG GGTGAACAAGGACGAGTTGGACCGAAG GGTGAACCAGGTGACCAAGGGTTGGCAGGAGCTACAGGGCTGAGGGGACCAGAGGGGAAGAGGGGCAACACTGGCCCTCGCGGGCTGCCTGGCCCCCCCGGACCCCCAGGAGCAGGATTGTTTGTCGAG GATATGGAGGGGTCTGGGAAGAATGACATGCTCCTTGGCGTAGGACTCAAAGGCCCTCAG GGACCTCCTGGTCTTCCTGGCTCTGCAGGACCAAAG GGTGAAGATGGGAAGGATGGGGCTCCTGGGTTGTCAGTGAAG GGTGAGCCTGGTGCTCCTGGCCCTGAGGGACTCCAAGGGCTAGCTGGACTTCCTGGCGCCAGG GGATTGAAAGGAGACAAAGGCGATCCAGGACCAAAG GGAGAGTGTGGTCCTGATGGACACAGTGTACCTGGTTCTCCTGGTCCTCCCGGCTCTCCAGGTCCCATCATCAATCTGCAGGAT CTCCTCCTGAACGACACAGAGGGCATGTTTCATCAGATCCGTGGGCCCCCTGGCCCGATG GGCCCCGAAGGAGAGCCTGGCAGAGCAGGATTCCCT GGCCCAAGAGGACCAAAGGGTGACATTGGGCTTCCTGGTCTTCACGGTCCACCAGGAATGAAG GGTGCGAAGGGGGATTCTGGTGTCACGATCGCTGCAGACGGCACTGTGTTGACAGGTGTCAGGGGCCCTCAGGGACCAAAAGGAATAAAG GGTGAGCGTGGGTTCCCTGGAGTTGCTGGTATCATG GGACCAATCGGACCAACCGGACAAAAAGGAGAATACGGGTTCCCTGGTCGACCG GGACGACCTGGAATGGCAGGGAAGAAGGGAGACAAGGGTGATGCCATTGGTCAACCA GGACTTCCTGGTCCTCCTGGCCCTCCCGGTCCCCCAGGACCAGTAATAGGACTCAATGGA ACAGTTTTTCCGGTCCGTCCCCGACCGTTCTGCAAAACACCA GTGAATGGCAGCAGGGGATCATCACAAG GTAgcaggagaggaaacagaggtgctaaaggagaaaagggagaggttGGACTGCCTGGAACACCTGGAGAACCAG ATGGTGTTCTTCCCGAAGGCTTTGTG GGAGAAAAAGGGGACGTGGGCTATGAAGGAATGAAAGGAGAGAAGGGTGACGCTGGGTTGCCTGGCCCACCAGGTCTTCCTGGGAGATCAGGCCTTGTG GGTCCAAAAGGTGAATCCATTGTTGGCGCCCCTGGTCATCCTGGAGCTCCTGGTGAACCAGGAGTTCCTGGCATTGGACGACCAGGCACTCGGGGGCCCCCTGGCCCAACTGGACCCCCTGGACCACCCCCTGTCTATGCCTCAG CTGTGAGTATTCCTGGCCCACCTGGGCCTCCTGGTCCTCCTGGGATTACTGGCTATGAAAATCTG GTGACCACATACAGGAACACCATCACTCTGATGAGGGAGAGCCACCGTGCTGCAGAGGGATCCATGGCCTACGTCTCAGACAAGGGAGAACTCTATGTTAGAGCCAGAGATGGCTGGCGCAAGGTTCAG CTTGGTGAGCTGATCCCTGTCCCAGCAGAGACCCCATCCTCCGCATTGTCCCAGGCCCTGAGCAGACCAGATCGTAGCAGACCACACAGGCAG Cgtccctggagcaattag